A DNA window from Purpureocillium takamizusanense chromosome 9, complete sequence contains the following coding sequences:
- a CDS encoding uncharacterized protein (EggNog:ENOG503P1SW~COG:T): MADIKDPSPAEEAAARAREAEEQAALPYKWQQTIADVDVTFHVPGNMKSRDLVVEIKKQTLSAGVRGQDPIIKGDLPHAVLVDDSTWTLSTNSDDTKTVEIHLDKANKMEWWPHVVTSAPKIDVTKIQPDSSKLSDLDGETRGMVEKMMFDQRQKEAGLPTSDEQKKMDILKKFQSQHPEMDFSKAKIN, from the exons ATGGCTGACATCAAGG ACCCCAgcccggccgaggaggcggccgcccgcgcccgggaagccgaggagcaggccgccctgcCGTACAAGTGGCAGCAGACCattgccgacgtcgacgtcacCTTCCACGTCCCCGGCAACATGAAGTcgcgcgacctcgtcgtcgagatcAAGAAGCAGACCCTCTCGGCCGGCGTCAGGGGCCAGGACCCCATCATCAAG GGCGACCTCCCccacgccgtcctcgtcgacgactccaCGTGGACGCTCTCGAccaacagcgacgacacCAAGACGGTCGAGATCCacctcgacaaggccaacaaGATGGAGTGGTGGCCGCACGTGgtcacgtcggcgcccaagATCGACGTCACCAAGATCCAGCCCGACAGCTCCAAGCTCAGCGACCTGGACGGCGAGACGCGCGGCATGGTGGAGAAGATGATGTTTGATCAGCGTCAGAAGGAGGCTGGCCTGCCCACGTCGGACGAACAGAAGAAGATGGACATTTTGAAAAAGTTCCAGTCACAGCACCCCGAGATGGACTTTTCCAAGGCCAAGATTAACTAG
- a CDS encoding uncharacterized protein (COG:S~EggNog:ENOG503P303), which produces MAAVGESRADRLNQRLRGAQRTNVGDESFSLDIAGLGASSSAHGTPTSSGRKRKRGDGQPSSSSAKSAPSARDPYDLLSTSKESDGQARPPSVRSASTRRSSSRLPQDADELEALPAPPSVMSPVRTRVPSVMEEVEESPAHAPGSGRRRSVPLSAAASSSTRLLGALSTDDAAPSSSPLLDKSRRSSVRRSGIGSVPTIPEDDELHEPVRERQADDEAMPPEPESEDDSPAVEIDAVEAADALRRPRLTSSPELGSADVAEAPTSRQRGRPIKSPAKQRQPARKPKAKPEAPRRKRPAKDDGGDDAEDGDAIEITVQRFVNHKRRDTSDPDPLQTEIPFANRSGETVVDVFAQVCDEVIATTLAQLEQLLEGADNAKKKEYRIKMRAIEAYREELKSRLLQHATHLDHWHSLRKQVRQAQKEKLSLRDEILRLRGEREQVALRMDAIRVKHESESQASSRRINASTLMHDIDLAVEQGQGAPELSRAAQKAADLGNLDVLLARVVDEASSASAAGGMLRQVREFNALLERAALALESR; this is translated from the exons ATGGCCGCAG TGGGTGAGTCGCGCGCGGACCGCCTGAACCAGCGCCTTCGGGGCGCCCA GCGCACAAACGTCGGCGATGAATCGTTTAGCCTTGACATCGCGGGCCTCGGTGCCTCTAGCTCTGCCCATGGCACGCCGACCTCGTCTGGGCGGAAACGCAAGCGCGGGGATGGacagccgtcgtcgagctcggccaagtctgcgccgtcggcgagggacCCGTACGACCTGCTCAGCACGTCTAAGGAATCTGACGGGCAGGCGAGACCGCCTTCGGTGCGCAGCGCGTCCACTCGCcggtccagcagcaggctaccgcaggacgccgacgagctcgaggcactgccggcaccgccgagcGTCATGTCGCCGGTGCGCACCCGCGTGCCGTCGGTCAtggaggaggtcgaggagagTCCTGCGCATGCGCCCGGCAGCGGACGCCGCAGGAGCGTGCCCCtcagcgccgcggccagctcgtcgacgcgacTGCTCGGCGCGCTGAGCACAGACGATGCGGcaccctcgtcgtcgcctctcTTGGACaagtcgaggaggagcagtgTCCGCAGGTCCGGCATCGGATCCGTACCGACAATCCCCGAAGACGACGAACTACACGAGCCAGTGCGTGAGCGGcaggcggacgacgaggctaTGCCGCCCGAGCCGGAGTCCGAAGACGACTCGCCGGCTGTGGAGATTGACGCcgtggaggcggccgacgcgtTGCGCAGACCGAGACTCACTAGCAGTCCCGAGCTCGGATCCGCAGAcgtggcggaggcgccgacgTCCCGGCAGCGCGGCCGACCCATCAAGAGCCCTGCGAAGCAGAGGCAGCCGGCGCGCAAACCCAAGGCAAAGCCAGAAGCGCCGCGTCGCAAAAggccggccaaggacgacggcggcgacgatgccgaggacggcgacgccattgAGATTACGGTGCAGCGCTTCGTCAACCACAAGCGGCGCGACACTTCCGACCCGGACCCGCTGCAGACGGAGATCCCTTTTGCCAACCGCAGCGGCGAGACAGTCGTCGACGTGTTCGCCCAGGTGTGCGATGAGGTCATCGCCACgacgctcgcgcagctcgagcagctcctcgaagGGGCGGACAacgccaagaagaaggagtaCCGCATCAAGATGCGTGCCATTGAGGCCTACAGAGAGGAGCTCAAGTCGCGGCTGCTGCAACAT GCCACACACCTGGATCACTGGCACTCGCTACGAAAGCAGGTGCGTCAGGCGCAGAAGGAGAAGCTGTCCCTGCGTGACGAGATACTGCGCCTCAGAGGGGAGAGAGAACAGGTCGCACTGCGGATGGACGCGATCCGTGTCAAGCACGAATCTGAAAGCCAGGCATCGTCG CGACGGATCAACGCCTCGACACTCATGCACGACATCGACCTCGCGGTCGAGCAGGGGCAAGGGGCGCCGGAGCTGTCGCGCGCAGCGCAAAAGGCAGCCGACCTAGGCAATCTAGacgtcctcctcgcgcgggtcgtcgacgaagccagctcggccagcgccgcgggcggcatgcTGCGCCAAGTGAGAGAGTTCAACGCCTTGCTGGaacgcgccgcgctggccctcgAGTCAAGATGA
- a CDS encoding uncharacterized protein (EggNog:ENOG503NW2R~COG:T~COG:U), translating into MSQTDAERAMEIYRTFTRQTDAVVQYLSVARLHEHHTRVEVPKLKHAPVNLGRQLEDYLKDPDFEIHRRQYLAEQDAKKKGFKTSKPNKPTTAQDFPEPSPASNNPFPTAADKPASKPQANKGPDPDLIDFFDSIEQNQTPMQVHPQPTQAAQPAMPFGNGFAQAPQQVTQQTGFVDPWQQTFAPQQMQPQQQAQPPQQFQLQPSFTGAGFGGFTPQPQGFQPGALGPIPQNTMADFGGFQRQQQPPQQQLQQQQQQMPMMSQPTGLQPMQTGTNPFRQSMLAQQAGSPFGSPAGTPTLNRQSTNPFARSSPQNSSSPFQPQPAPLQPAPTGTNPFARTLPSPDQQGLQQGLQQGLQQQQQQQQLAPQPTGTTNPFRHGAFVNHATGLGWQHNQAPIGGGLDHLATTPVFPRPAQQTPWQQ; encoded by the coding sequence ATGTCCCAGACGGATGCGGAGAGGGCTATGGAAATCTACCGCACCTTTACGAGACAGACGGATGCCGTGGTCCAGTACCTCAGCGTCGCTCGCCTGCATGAGCACCACACGCGCGTCGAGGTGCCCAAGCTCAAGCACGCCCCGGTCAATCTAGGCCGCCAGCTGGAGGACTATCTCAAGGACCCCGACTTCGAGATCCACCGGCGCCAGtacctcgccgagcaggacgccaagaagaaggggtTCAAGACGAGCAAGCCCAACAAGCCCACGACGGCCCAAGACTTCCCCGAGCCCTCGCCAGCGTCCAACAACCCGTTCCCGACTGCCGCCGACAAACCGGCGTCCAAGCCGCAGGCGAACAAGGGGCCCGACCCGGACCTGATTGACTTTTTCGATTCGATAGAGCAGAACCAGACGCCGATGCAGGTCCACCCGCAGCCGACGCAGGCGGCACAACCAGCCATGCCGTTCGGCAACGGCTtcgcgcaggcgccgcagcaggtcaCGCAGCAGACGGGCTTTGTCGATCCGTGGCAGCAGACGtttgcgccgcagcagatgcagccccagcagcaagcGCAACCTCCGCAGCAGTTCCAGCTCCAGCCCAGTTTTACCGGCGCGGGCTTTGGCGGCTTCACTCCGCAGCCCCAGGGAttccagcccggcgccctgGGGCCCATTCCGCAGAATACGATGGCGGACTTTGGGGGCTttcagcggcagcagcagccgccgcagcaacagctgcagcaacagcaacagcagatgccgatgatgagTCAGCCGACCGGCCTGCAGCCGATGCAGACGGGGACGAACCCGTTCCGTCAGTCGAtgctcgcccagcaggcggGCAGTCCCTTCGGCTCACCCGCCGGCACGCCGACGCTCAACCGCCAGTCCACCAACCCGTTTGCGCGGTCGTCGCCCCAGAacagctcctcgcccttccaGCCTCAGCCGGCGCCCCtgcagccggcgccgacggggacGAACCCCTTTGCGCGGACCCTGCCATCCCCGGATCAGcagggcctgcagcagggccTGCAACAgggcttgcagcagcagcagcagcagcagcagcttgcgccgcagccgacggGCACCACCAACCCATTCCGCCACGGCGCGTTTGTAAACCACGCGACCGGCCTCGGGTGGCAGCACAACCAGGCGCCCATCGGGGGTGGCCTCGACCacttggcgacgacgcccgtgTTTCCACGGCCAGCGCAGCAGACGCCATGGCAGCAGTAg
- a CDS encoding uncharacterized protein (COG:S~EggNog:ENOG503P303), with the protein MSPVRTRVPSVMEEVEESPAHAPGSGRRRSVPLSAAASSSTRLLGALSTDDAAPSSSPLLDKSRRSSVRRSGIGSVPTIPEDDELHEPVRERQADDEAMPPEPESEDDSPAVEIDAVEAADALRRPRLTSSPELGSADVAEAPTSRQRGRPIKSPAKQRQPARKPKAKPEAPRRKRPAKDDGGDDAEDGDAIEITVQRFVNHKRRDTSDPDPLQTEIPFANRSGETVVDVFAQVCDEVIATTLAQLEQLLEGADNAKKKEYRIKMRAIEAYREELKSRLLQHATHLDHWHSLRKQVRQAQKEKLSLRDEILRLRGEREQVALRMDAIRVKHESESQASSRRINASTLMHDIDLAVEQGQGAPELSRAAQKAADLGNLDVLLARVVDEASSASAAGGMLRQVREFNALLERAALALESR; encoded by the exons ATGTCGCCGGTGCGCACCCGCGTGCCGTCGGTCAtggaggaggtcgaggagagTCCTGCGCATGCGCCCGGCAGCGGACGCCGCAGGAGCGTGCCCCtcagcgccgcggccagctcgtcgacgcgacTGCTCGGCGCGCTGAGCACAGACGATGCGGcaccctcgtcgtcgcctctcTTGGACaagtcgaggaggagcagtgTCCGCAGGTCCGGCATCGGATCCGTACCGACAATCCCCGAAGACGACGAACTACACGAGCCAGTGCGTGAGCGGcaggcggacgacgaggctaTGCCGCCCGAGCCGGAGTCCGAAGACGACTCGCCGGCTGTGGAGATTGACGCcgtggaggcggccgacgcgtTGCGCAGACCGAGACTCACTAGCAGTCCCGAGCTCGGATCCGCAGAcgtggcggaggcgccgacgTCCCGGCAGCGCGGCCGACCCATCAAGAGCCCTGCGAAGCAGAGGCAGCCGGCGCGCAAACCCAAGGCAAAGCCAGAAGCGCCGCGTCGCAAAAggccggccaaggacgacggcggcgacgatgccgaggacggcgacgccattgAGATTACGGTGCAGCGCTTCGTCAACCACAAGCGGCGCGACACTTCCGACCCGGACCCGCTGCAGACGGAGATCCCTTTTGCCAACCGCAGCGGCGAGACAGTCGTCGACGTGTTCGCCCAGGTGTGCGATGAGGTCATCGCCACgacgctcgcgcagctcgagcagctcctcgaagGGGCGGACAacgccaagaagaaggagtaCCGCATCAAGATGCGTGCCATTGAGGCCTACAGAGAGGAGCTCAAGTCGCGGCTGCTGCAACAT GCCACACACCTGGATCACTGGCACTCGCTACGAAAGCAGGTGCGTCAGGCGCAGAAGGAGAAGCTGTCCCTGCGTGACGAGATACTGCGCCTCAGAGGGGAGAGAGAACAGGTCGCACTGCGGATGGACGCGATCCGTGTCAAGCACGAATCTGAAAGCCAGGCATCGTCG CGACGGATCAACGCCTCGACACTCATGCACGACATCGACCTCGCGGTCGAGCAGGGGCAAGGGGCGCCGGAGCTGTCGCGCGCAGCGCAAAAGGCAGCCGACCTAGGCAATCTAGacgtcctcctcgcgcgggtcgtcgacgaagccagctcggccagcgccgcgggcggcatgcTGCGCCAAGTGAGAGAGTTCAACGCCTTGCTGGaacgcgccgcgctggccctcgAGTCAAGATGA
- a CDS encoding uncharacterized protein (EggNog:ENOG503NW2R~COG:T~COG:U), translating into MSSSFEKSVKGATKIKNAPPKTKYIEHILVATHSGDAGVSEVFRALQHRLRDTTWTVVLKSLITVHLMIREGSPDVTLAFLAKHRNMLSLDHLSDAQTQGRNIRHYAAYLSERARSYRDTHTDWVRASESRLEKVTVDKGLLRETESVQRQLAALVKCNVLETEPENEITIAVFRLLVMDLLSLFQVLNQGLINILGHFFEMSQTDAERAMEIYRTFTRQTDAVVQYLSVARLHEHHTRVEVPKLKHAPVNLGRQLEDYLKDPDFEIHRRQYLAEQDAKKKGFKTSKPNKPTTAQDFPEPSPASNNPFPTAADKPASKPQANKGPDPDLIDFFDSIEQNQTPMQVHPQPTQAAQPAMPFGNGFAQAPQQVTQQTGFVDPWQQTFAPQQMQPQQQAQPPQQFQLQPSFTGAGFGGFTPQPQGFQPGALGPIPQNTMADFGGFQRQQQPPQQQLQQQQQQMPMMSQPTGLQPMQTGTNPFRQSMLAQQAGSPFGSPAGTPTLNRQSTNPFARSSPQNSSSPFQPQPAPLQPAPTGTNPFARTLPSPDQQGLQQGLQQGLQQQQQQQQLAPQPTGTTNPFRHGAFVNHATGLGWQHNQAPIGGGLDHLATTPVFPRPAQQTPWQQ; encoded by the exons atgTCGAGCTCCTTTGAAAAGTCCGTCAAGGGCGCGACCAAGATCAAG aATGCGCCGCCCAAGACAAAGTACATTGAGCACATTCTCGTAGCCACGCACTcgggcgatgccggcgtcaGCGAGGTCTTTCGCGCCCTGCAGCACAGGCTGCGCGATACCACGTGGACCGTCGTGCTCAAGAGCCTCATCACCGTCCACCTCATGATCCGCGAGGGGTCCCCGGACGTGACGCTGGCCTTCCTGGCCAAGCACCGCAACATGCTCTCGCTGGACCACCTGTCCGATG CGCAAACGCAGGGCCGCAACATCCGCCACTACGCCGCCTACCTCTCGGAGCGCGCCCGCTCGTACCGCGACACCCACACCGACTGGGTGCGCGCCTCCGAGTCTCGGCTCGAAAAGGTGACGGTCGACAAGGGCCTCCTCCGGGAGACGGAGAGCGTCCagcggcagctcgccgccctcgtcaagTGCAAC GTGCTCGAGACGGAGCCCGAAAACGAAATTACAATTGCCGTGTTCCGGCTCCTGGTCATGGACCTGCTGTCTCTGTTCCAGGTGCTCAACCAGGGACTCATCAACATACTGG GCCACTTCTTCGAGATGTCCCAGACGGATGCGGAGAGGGCTATGGAAATCTACCGCACCTTTACGAGACAGACGGATGCCGTGGTCCAGTACCTCAGCGTCGCTCGCCTGCATGAGCACCACACGCGCGTCGAGGTGCCCAAGCTCAAGCACGCCCCGGTCAATCTAGGCCGCCAGCTGGAGGACTATCTCAAGGACCCCGACTTCGAGATCCACCGGCGCCAGtacctcgccgagcaggacgccaagaagaaggggtTCAAGACGAGCAAGCCCAACAAGCCCACGACGGCCCAAGACTTCCCCGAGCCCTCGCCAGCGTCCAACAACCCGTTCCCGACTGCCGCCGACAAACCGGCGTCCAAGCCGCAGGCGAACAAGGGGCCCGACCCGGACCTGATTGACTTTTTCGATTCGATAGAGCAGAACCAGACGCCGATGCAGGTCCACCCGCAGCCGACGCAGGCGGCACAACCAGCCATGCCGTTCGGCAACGGCTtcgcgcaggcgccgcagcaggtcaCGCAGCAGACGGGCTTTGTCGATCCGTGGCAGCAGACGtttgcgccgcagcagatgcagccccagcagcaagcGCAACCTCCGCAGCAGTTCCAGCTCCAGCCCAGTTTTACCGGCGCGGGCTTTGGCGGCTTCACTCCGCAGCCCCAGGGAttccagcccggcgccctgGGGCCCATTCCGCAGAATACGATGGCGGACTTTGGGGGCTttcagcggcagcagcagccgccgcagcaacagctgcagcaacagcaacagcagatgccgatgatgagTCAGCCGACCGGCCTGCAGCCGATGCAGACGGGGACGAACCCGTTCCGTCAGTCGAtgctcgcccagcaggcggGCAGTCCCTTCGGCTCACCCGCCGGCACGCCGACGCTCAACCGCCAGTCCACCAACCCGTTTGCGCGGTCGTCGCCCCAGAacagctcctcgcccttccaGCCTCAGCCGGCGCCCCtgcagccggcgccgacggggacGAACCCCTTTGCGCGGACCCTGCCATCCCCGGATCAGcagggcctgcagcagggccTGCAACAgggcttgcagcagcagcagcagcagcagcagcttgcgccgcagccgacggGCACCACCAACCCATTCCGCCACGGCGCGTTTGTAAACCACGCGACCGGCCTCGGGTGGCAGCACAACCAGGCGCCCATCGGGGGTGGCCTCGACCacttggcgacgacgcccgtgTTTCCACGGCCAGCGCAGCAGACGCCATGGCAGCAGTAg
- the TFB3 gene encoding TFIIH/NER complex subunit (COG:O~BUSCO:EOG092649XV~EggNog:ENOG503NYAM): protein MSRLSVRHGSGAAPVDDETCPVCKTTRYFNPDMEFRVNTECYHLMCKTCMERIFKDGPNQCPYAECNKTLRLRGFKKAFFGDLKVEREVDIRRRVANVFNKVEDDFETLDAYNDYLYMVECLTDDLVNGTTDARTRADAQLAEWEAQHRADIERNRRLARESDEARQKRLAAEQDAARQRRLQELRDDADERASAARFREEMLDSLANADVGHAGEVVDRVLLKKRGQQRSQAALQAAAAAAGGAGAGLSIRGLRDKTRPAADDGKPYDPFGGLDLAPSRVDLSEDRLGGYRSEWVDVIRSKDEYRVGGYSADEYISRALFEAFSGLGVFVADDKVDREISTAGAREAAMVDV, encoded by the coding sequence atgTCGCGGCTCTCGGTCCGCCACGgctcgggcgccgcgcccgtcgacgacgagacgtgCCCCGTGTGCAAGACGACGCGCTACTTCAACCCCGACATGGAGTTCCGCGTCAACACCGAGTGCTACCACCTCATGTGCAAGACGTGCATGGAGCGCATCTTCAAGGACGGCCCCAACCAGTGCCCGTACGCCGAGTGCAACAAgacgctgcggctgcgcgggtTCAAGAAGGCCTTCTTCGGCGACCTCAaggtcgagcgcgaggtgGACATTCGACGGCGCGTCGCCAACGTGTTCaacaaggtcgaggacgacttcgagacgctcgacgcctACAACGACTACCTCTACATGGTGGAGTGCCTGaccgacgacctcgtcaacggcaccaccgacgcccgcacccgcgccgacgcccagctcgccgagtGGGAGGCCCAGCACCGCGCCGACATTGAGCGCAACAggcgcctcgcgcgcgagtCGGACGAGGCCCGCCagaagcgcctcgccgccgagcaggacgccgcgcgccagcgccgcctgcaggagctgcgggacgacgccgacgagcgggccagcgcggcgcgctTCCGCGAGGAGATGCTCGACTCGCTCGCCAACGCAGACGTCGGGcacgcgggcgaggtcgtcgaccGCGTGCTGCTCAAGAagcgcggccagcagcgctcccaggccgcccttcaggccgccgctgccgccgccggcggtgcgGGTGCCGGTCTGTCGATCCGCGGCCTGCGCGACAAGACGCGCCctgctgccgacgatggcaagCCGTATGACCCCTTTGGCGGGCTCGACCTGGCACCCTCGCGCGTCGACCTCTCGGAGGACCGCCTGGGTGGCTACCGCAGCGAGTGGGTCGACGTGATCCGCTCCAAGGACGAGTATCGCGTGGGCGGgtacagcgccgacgagTACATTTCGCGGGCGCTGTTCGAGGCGTTTTCGGGACTGGGCGtgttcgtcgccgacgacaaggtgGACCGCGAGATttcgacggcgggcgcgcgcgaggcggccatggtcGACGTCTGA